In Thermocrinis minervae, a single genomic region encodes these proteins:
- the carA gene encoding glutamine-hydrolyzing carbamoyl-phosphate synthase small subunit has translation MKRAILALEDGSYFVGYSFGAEGETGGEVVFNTSMTGYQEILTDPSYRGQIVVMTYTHIGNYGVNDEDVESNKVQVNGFVVKECSKHYSNWRAKKSLDEYLKEYGVVGIEGVDTRAIVKRIRQKGAMKGIISTVDLDPASLIRKARSLPDISELNLVEEVATKEEYYWDHGVENHEGPLIAVVDFGVKYNILRSLVSRGARVVVVPPYGAVERIRRINPDGIFLSNGPGDPQRVVEGIRLVRAFMEKKAIMGICLGHQIIGLALGGKTYKLKFGHHGGNHPVKDLRTGTIHITAQNHNYAVDPDSLKDVQITHINLLDNTLEGFKHEHLPIFCVQFHPEASPGPHDALGIFEEFVNLCRAG, from the coding sequence ATGAAGAGAGCTATACTAGCCTTAGAAGACGGAAGCTACTTCGTAGGGTACTCCTTCGGCGCTGAAGGAGAAACGGGAGGAGAGGTGGTCTTTAACACCTCTATGACAGGTTACCAAGAGATCCTCACAGACCCATCCTACAGAGGTCAAATAGTGGTAATGACCTACACCCATATAGGTAACTACGGAGTAAACGACGAGGATGTGGAATCAAACAAGGTTCAGGTAAACGGTTTTGTAGTCAAAGAGTGTTCCAAACACTACAGTAACTGGAGAGCCAAGAAGAGTCTTGATGAGTATCTTAAGGAATACGGAGTTGTTGGAATAGAAGGAGTAGACACAAGAGCCATAGTCAAGAGGATAAGGCAGAAAGGAGCCATGAAGGGTATCATCTCCACTGTGGACCTTGATCCCGCAAGCCTAATAAGGAAGGCAAGAAGTCTCCCTGACATTTCGGAGCTGAACCTAGTAGAGGAGGTAGCTACAAAGGAAGAGTATTACTGGGATCACGGAGTGGAAAACCACGAAGGTCCTCTGATAGCTGTGGTGGACTTTGGAGTAAAGTACAACATACTGAGAAGCTTGGTAAGTAGAGGAGCCAGAGTTGTAGTAGTACCACCTTACGGCGCTGTGGAGAGGATAAGAAGGATAAACCCCGATGGCATATTCCTTTCCAACGGACCTGGTGATCCCCAAAGGGTAGTAGAAGGCATAAGGCTCGTTAGAGCCTTCATGGAAAAAAAGGCCATAATGGGCATATGTTTAGGTCATCAGATAATAGGCCTTGCCCTAGGTGGAAAAACATACAAGCTAAAGTTTGGACACCACGGTGGCAACCATCCCGTCAAGGATCTAAGGACTGGCACCATACACATAACGGCGCAGAACCATAACTACGCCGTGGACCCAGACAGCCTTAAGGATGTACAGATAACCCATATAAACCTTCTGGATAACACTCTAGAAGGTTTCAAACACGAACACCTTCCCATCTTTTGTGTACAGTTTCACCCAGAAGCCTCCCCTGGCCCTCACGATGCCCTTGGCATCTTTGAAGAGTTTGTAAACCTCTGTCGTGCTGGATAG
- the holA gene encoding DNA polymerase III subunit delta — MKSIIEYRKQIESSHPKPINVIHGEEEYLIKDFIEKLKSKFDVEVLWGDEIAEETLLDKFRVGGLFGERKQRVFVVRRAEDMLKKVKSKDFYTKLAQKLNGNVVFLIFSQKLTTQDLAKEPLATIAKIGDIVEARRLSKDKVKQLVVGRFQKEGKVITPEAIDYLLEHTDYDLMWLKGEVEKLLLLPKKEITLEDVKKLLVTNFQMDVFDFLEAFFTKDLKKALLSLDSAFRSGVQPLQLLAVLDSYALKLYTAKALSEGGRPVEDALSSVGVKHPFQVHNFKRYMQLYSLEDLKALIRGLYFLDFSIKVYFSEPIKSIRNFVIRYLLNAGRTSQQAFQGD, encoded by the coding sequence ATGAAGAGCATAATAGAGTACAGAAAACAGATAGAGAGCTCACATCCAAAACCCATAAACGTAATCCACGGTGAGGAAGAGTACCTCATAAAGGACTTTATAGAAAAGCTCAAGTCTAAGTTCGATGTAGAGGTCTTATGGGGTGATGAGATAGCAGAGGAGACTCTCCTGGATAAGTTCAGGGTGGGAGGGTTGTTTGGAGAACGTAAACAAAGGGTCTTCGTAGTAAGAAGGGCGGAGGATATGTTGAAGAAAGTTAAAAGCAAGGATTTTTACACAAAACTGGCCCAAAAATTAAACGGTAACGTGGTATTCTTGATCTTCTCCCAAAAACTTACAACTCAGGATCTTGCTAAAGAACCTCTGGCTACTATAGCGAAGATAGGTGACATTGTAGAAGCCAGAAGGCTTTCAAAGGATAAGGTAAAGCAGTTGGTCGTTGGAAGGTTTCAGAAAGAGGGAAAGGTGATAACTCCAGAGGCCATTGACTACCTTTTAGAGCATACAGACTATGACCTCATGTGGTTAAAGGGAGAGGTAGAGAAGCTCCTGCTGTTGCCAAAGAAGGAGATAACCCTTGAAGATGTAAAGAAGCTACTGGTGACCAACTTCCAGATGGATGTATTTGACTTCCTAGAGGCTTTCTTTACGAAGGATCTTAAGAAGGCTCTGCTGTCTTTAGACAGTGCTTTTAGAAGTGGTGTACAACCCTTGCAGTTGCTTGCTGTGCTTGACAGCTATGCCCTAAAGCTATACACAGCTAAAGCCCTCTCCGAGGGGGGTAGGCCCGTAGAGGATGCACTGTCTTCGGTGGGTGTAAAACATCCATTCCAGGTGCATAACTTTAAGCGCTACATGCAGCTCTACTCTCTGGAAGACCTTAAGGCCCTCATCAGGGGTCTGTACTTCCTAGACTTCTCCATAAAGGTATACTTTTCAGAACCCATCAAGAGCATAAGAAACTTTGTGATAAGATATCTGCTAAATGCGGGAAGGACGAGTCAGCAGGCATTCCAAGGAGACTAA
- a CDS encoding magnesium transporter MgtE N-terminal domain-containing protein, with the protein MKFLRIIRLKEKEKDHIQEEIKRLESIGNKLLEEIRQTDIMLEEVDASLKESFTSEGLIKYRSLLSQRERLNKEYLQLSAKVDTLREKLKDVYTYTKKLEILQEKEVEDIRKRGTAIDLQNSSYMDLLKRLLFVCVFLPIISFGESALSKKIKEQRENQVNKTLESMTKELELKLKRIEEERKRLESSRQKREEVNKVEDKNLEKLVAIFNKADPDEAGNVMNHMDPNIAAKILLRLKERQAAQILQSMDPQKAAEVSKIMARSKSE; encoded by the coding sequence GTGAAGTTCCTAAGGATCATACGACTAAAGGAAAAGGAAAAAGACCACATTCAGGAGGAGATAAAACGTCTAGAGAGTATAGGCAACAAGCTGCTTGAAGAAATACGTCAAACAGACATCATGTTAGAGGAAGTAGATGCCAGCCTTAAAGAGTCTTTCACCTCGGAAGGACTGATAAAGTACAGATCTCTACTGTCTCAAAGAGAGAGATTAAACAAGGAGTACCTACAGCTATCCGCTAAGGTGGATACACTGAGGGAAAAGCTAAAGGATGTATACACATACACGAAGAAGTTGGAGATACTACAAGAAAAGGAAGTGGAGGACATACGCAAGAGGGGTACGGCAATAGATCTGCAGAACAGCTCTTACATGGACCTGCTGAAAAGACTGCTGTTTGTGTGTGTTTTCCTACCGATCATTTCCTTCGGAGAGAGTGCCCTGTCAAAGAAGATAAAAGAACAGAGAGAAAACCAGGTAAACAAAACTTTGGAGTCTATGACTAAGGAGCTGGAGCTAAAGCTCAAAAGAATAGAAGAGGAAAGGAAAAGGCTGGAAAGTAGTAGACAGAAGAGGGAAGAGGTTAACAAAGTGGAGGACAAGAACCTGGAAAAGCTCGTGGCCATATTCAACAAAGCCGATCCAGATGAGGCGGGAAATGTGATGAACCACATGGACCCAAACATCGCTGCTAAAATACTCCTCAGACTCAAAGAGAGACAGGCTGCTCAGATACTACAATCCATGGACCCGCAGAAGGCCGCCGAGGTCTCTAAGATAATGGCAAGGAGTAAGAGCGAATGA
- the hisB gene encoding imidazoleglycerol-phosphate dehydratase HisB — translation MREGRVSRHSKETKVEVYINLDGSGQALIDTPVGFLNHMLETFAKHSSFDIEVKAEGDVHVSHHHTVEDVGITLGMAFLNALGDKKGINRFGYAIVPMDEALCLCSLDISGRPLFFYEDLGLRGKITEFDFELIWEFFKGFVLEAKITAHMKVLSGKILHHVAEACFKAFARSLRDAVSITSKDLPSTKGML, via the coding sequence ATGCGGGAAGGACGAGTCAGCAGGCATTCCAAGGAGACTAAGGTAGAGGTTTACATAAACCTAGACGGTAGTGGTCAGGCTCTGATAGACACACCCGTGGGCTTTCTAAACCATATGCTGGAAACCTTCGCCAAACACTCAAGCTTTGACATAGAGGTGAAGGCAGAAGGTGATGTACATGTATCTCACCATCACACAGTGGAGGACGTGGGCATAACCCTGGGTATGGCCTTCCTAAATGCTTTGGGAGACAAAAAGGGCATAAACAGGTTTGGCTACGCTATAGTACCCATGGATGAAGCCTTGTGTCTATGTAGCCTGGACATCTCTGGCAGGCCTCTCTTCTTCTACGAAGACCTTGGCCTTAGGGGGAAGATAACAGAGTTTGACTTTGAACTCATATGGGAGTTCTTTAAAGGCTTTGTTCTTGAAGCAAAGATAACAGCTCACATGAAGGTATTGTCTGGAAAGATACTCCACCACGTGGCAGAGGCGTGCTTTAAGGCTTTTGCACGGTCTTTAAGAGATGCCGTCAGCATAACCTCAAAGGACCTTCCGTCTACGAAAGGTATGCTTTGA
- a CDS encoding peptidoglycan D,D-transpeptidase FtsI family protein produces the protein MLDRVLSTRIKLVAFLFLLGFFVVLARVVQLQIVEREYYVEKVIEKLPKASLIKIQTYRAAIKDRNGKILAVSVPTISIFAFPEHVQEKEELARRLSFIEGLREEDILKALNSNKKFVWLARNVDKSYINYIRKVIQDTSNTDAVGIQEDFKRYYPHGTMASNLLGFVGADGNGLEGLEYKFDNLLKGKEIKKLVYVGRLSYEPVDLQDTLKPDLQITLDFGLQTIVENIRDSIVQKWKPRRVAIMVMDLQNGDILAMTTYPYYNPNEFDKVPDSYRKNYVVTDLFEPGSVMKPFFIGMALDRRYVSENFGVDTSRGKIEVYGRYVKDVHPSGYLTLDKILIKSSNIGTISVARSLSSKDVEELLEKFHLTQTFGILPGEAKPRLPSFKYPANILYASIGQGLSFNLLNICVAFGGLATNRIVKPRILLSDRPEVLSQNMFKEETLRWLHRTLIRVVEEGTATLARSDYFTIAGKTGTSQKFDFRLNMYSREKVVTYFVGYFPATAPRFVAGILVDEPKGEGVYGGTVAAPYFKELVERTAFYYRLEPDKRGQRFSYIGRKE, from the coding sequence GTGCTGGATAGGGTCCTCTCCACCAGAATAAAGCTCGTAGCCTTTCTCTTCCTTCTCGGTTTCTTTGTAGTCCTAGCTAGAGTTGTACAACTACAGATAGTGGAAAGGGAATACTACGTAGAGAAGGTAATAGAAAAGCTTCCAAAGGCAAGCCTTATAAAGATACAAACCTACAGAGCAGCCATAAAGGACAGAAACGGAAAGATACTAGCCGTAAGTGTACCCACCATATCTATCTTTGCTTTTCCAGAACATGTACAAGAGAAAGAAGAACTAGCAAGACGACTTAGCTTCATAGAAGGTCTAAGAGAAGAAGACATCTTGAAAGCCCTTAACTCAAATAAGAAGTTTGTCTGGCTTGCTAGGAACGTGGATAAGTCTTACATAAACTACATAAGGAAGGTAATACAGGATACCTCTAACACGGATGCAGTAGGCATACAAGAGGATTTCAAAAGATACTATCCACATGGAACAATGGCCAGCAACCTTTTAGGTTTTGTGGGTGCGGATGGCAACGGTTTGGAAGGACTAGAGTACAAGTTTGACAATCTCCTAAAGGGGAAAGAGATAAAGAAGCTCGTGTACGTGGGTAGGCTCTCTTACGAGCCTGTTGACCTGCAAGACACCCTTAAGCCAGACCTTCAGATAACCCTGGATTTTGGACTACAGACAATAGTTGAAAACATCCGCGACAGCATAGTACAAAAATGGAAGCCAAGAAGAGTTGCCATAATGGTAATGGATCTACAAAATGGCGACATCTTAGCTATGACTACATACCCCTACTACAATCCAAACGAATTTGACAAGGTGCCAGACTCTTACAGAAAGAATTACGTAGTAACAGACTTATTTGAACCAGGTTCTGTAATGAAACCCTTCTTCATAGGCATGGCTTTGGACCGTAGATACGTATCTGAAAACTTCGGAGTGGATACGTCCAGAGGTAAGATAGAGGTCTACGGTAGGTACGTCAAAGACGTGCATCCATCAGGCTATCTGACGCTTGACAAAATACTCATAAAGTCTTCCAACATAGGGACCATAAGCGTAGCCAGGAGCTTATCTAGTAAAGACGTAGAAGAACTCCTGGAGAAGTTTCACCTGACACAGACTTTTGGTATACTACCAGGTGAAGCAAAGCCAAGACTACCTAGCTTTAAATACCCTGCCAACATACTCTACGCGAGCATAGGTCAAGGTCTTTCCTTTAACCTTCTTAACATCTGTGTAGCTTTTGGAGGACTAGCTACCAATAGGATAGTAAAACCGCGCATACTGCTTTCCGATAGACCCGAAGTTCTATCACAGAATATGTTCAAAGAGGAAACCCTAAGGTGGTTACACAGAACCCTTATAAGGGTTGTAGAAGAAGGAACGGCCACACTTGCAAGGTCAGACTACTTTACTATAGCTGGCAAGACAGGCACATCACAGAAGTTTGACTTTAGACTAAACATGTACTCAAGGGAGAAGGTGGTGACCTACTTTGTAGGGTACTTCCCAGCTACAGCTCCTAGGTTTGTAGCAGGAATACTCGTAGACGAACCTAAAGGAGAGGGAGTCTACGGCGGTACAGTGGCGGCACCGTACTTTAAAGAGCTCGTGGAGAGGACAGCCTTTTACTACAGGCTAGAACCCGACAAGAGAGGCCAAAGATTTTCTTACATCGGGAGGAAGGAGTAG
- a CDS encoding class I SAM-dependent methyltransferase, which yields MSLADRERWNLKYSKGYRTSLHKTLLEFYHLASLGRALELACGTGENAIFLAQKGFQVDAVDISDVAIDVARNKARELNLNINFIVADLDEYPLKEEYYHLVVVFYYLNRTLAAPIVRSLKRGGVLIYETYNRNHLHIRGDFNPDYLLEEGELLRLFKDLQVIHYREEFNVSTFVGRKP from the coding sequence ATGTCCTTGGCCGACAGGGAAAGATGGAACCTTAAGTACTCAAAGGGTTATAGAACGTCATTACATAAGACTTTGCTAGAGTTCTACCATCTTGCTTCGCTGGGTAGGGCTTTAGAGCTTGCTTGTGGGACGGGTGAGAACGCCATATTTCTAGCTCAAAAGGGCTTTCAGGTAGATGCAGTGGACATATCCGACGTGGCCATAGATGTGGCCAGGAATAAAGCACGGGAGTTAAACCTAAACATAAACTTCATAGTGGCAGACTTGGACGAGTATCCTCTGAAGGAAGAGTATTACCATCTTGTGGTGGTATTCTACTACCTAAACAGGACCTTGGCTGCTCCTATAGTAAGGTCTTTGAAGAGGGGAGGAGTTCTCATATACGAGACTTACAACAGGAATCACCTTCACATCAGGGGGGATTTCAACCCTGATTACCTCCTTGAGGAGGGAGAACTTTTAAGGCTCTTCAAGGACCTCCAGGTTATACACTACAGAGAGGAGTTCAACGTGAGTACCTTTGTAGGAAGAAAACCCTAG
- the rho gene encoding transcription termination factor Rho: MGQAEEKKLYTYEELKKLSLAELQKIGKELDLPRVTGLRKEDLIERIMQAQAKEEGLSFVKGVLEILPEGYGFIRSLENNYMPSSTDVYVAPSQIKKFGLRTGDTIIGFARQPQEREKYQALIKIESVNGLPADPEKLRSRPIFEKLTPFHPTERFNLETSPTELSTRVVSLIAPIGKGQRGLIVAPPKAGKTVLLQKIAQALIQNHPEVYLIILLIDERPEEVTEMKRIVGDGAEVVASTFDEAPERHVQVAELVVEKAKRMVELGQDVVILLDSMTRFGRAANAITPPTGRVLTGGIEATALQKPKKFFGAARNIEEGGSLTIIATALIETGSKMDDVIYEEFKGTGNMEIHLDRRLMERRIFPAINIEKSGTRKEELLLEDWELQRIWVLRKFLATMDPIEAMEFLLDKLKKFKTNKEFLKAMHS; this comes from the coding sequence ATGGGTCAGGCTGAGGAAAAAAAGCTTTACACCTACGAAGAACTTAAGAAGCTATCTCTGGCAGAGCTACAGAAGATAGGTAAGGAGTTAGATCTTCCGAGGGTAACGGGCCTTAGGAAGGAAGATCTTATAGAGAGGATAATGCAGGCACAGGCCAAGGAGGAGGGCCTGTCTTTTGTAAAAGGTGTGTTGGAGATCCTACCGGAAGGATACGGCTTTATAAGGAGCCTTGAGAACAACTACATGCCAAGCTCTACCGATGTGTACGTGGCACCCTCCCAGATTAAGAAGTTTGGTCTAAGAACAGGAGACACCATAATAGGATTTGCAAGACAGCCACAAGAAAGGGAAAAGTACCAGGCTCTCATAAAGATAGAATCTGTGAACGGACTTCCAGCAGATCCAGAAAAGCTCCGTTCTAGGCCCATCTTTGAGAAGCTCACACCCTTCCATCCTACAGAAAGGTTTAACCTGGAGACAAGCCCTACGGAGCTATCTACGCGTGTGGTGAGCCTCATAGCACCAATAGGTAAGGGCCAAAGGGGTCTTATAGTAGCACCACCAAAGGCAGGAAAGACGGTACTCCTTCAGAAGATAGCCCAGGCCCTTATACAGAACCACCCAGAGGTCTATCTTATCATCCTGCTCATAGACGAGAGACCAGAAGAAGTTACGGAGATGAAGAGGATAGTAGGGGATGGAGCTGAGGTAGTAGCTTCTACCTTTGACGAGGCTCCCGAAAGGCACGTCCAAGTAGCGGAATTAGTAGTTGAGAAGGCAAAGAGGATGGTGGAGTTGGGTCAGGATGTGGTCATACTCCTTGACTCCATGACTAGGTTTGGTAGAGCCGCCAACGCCATAACTCCACCCACCGGCAGAGTGCTCACGGGTGGTATAGAAGCCACAGCCCTTCAAAAACCCAAGAAGTTCTTTGGTGCTGCTAGAAACATAGAAGAGGGTGGCTCACTGACCATAATAGCCACTGCACTCATAGAGACAGGTTCCAAGATGGACGATGTGATATACGAGGAGTTCAAGGGAACAGGAAATATGGAGATACACTTAGACAGGAGGTTGATGGAGAGGAGGATCTTCCCGGCCATAAACATAGAGAAGTCTGGAACTAGGAAGGAAGAGCTTCTTCTGGAAGACTGGGAGCTTCAGAGGATATGGGTCCTTAGAAAGTTCTTGGCCACCATGGATCCAATAGAGGCCATGGAGTTCCTCCTGGACAAGCTCAAAAAGTTCAAGACCAACAAGGAGTTTCTAAAGGCCATGCACTCATGA
- the queA gene encoding tRNA preQ1(34) S-adenosylmethionine ribosyltransferase-isomerase QueA translates to MRVEEFDYYLPLELIAKYPVEPRHAARLMVVRRDTGDITHSTFWNLDEFLEEGDLLVFNNSKVLPARLKAFKSTGGKVEVLLTDYITKDTWQALVGGKNIKEGMTLKVSEDFKVEVLKHIEGPKFLVKLVAEDPLKALDKYGRIPIPPYLEREDEPIDRIYYQTVFAREEGSVAAPTASLHFSEELLQKLQNKGIKMAFITLHVSYGTFKPVKVERVEEHRVDPEYIKVPQETVEAILQTKQKGKRVVAVGTTTVRALETAGFKPYEGWTDLYIYPGYSFRVVDALITNFHLPKSSLLFLVCSFGGKDLIMKAYKIAVENRYRFYSYGDGMLIL, encoded by the coding sequence ATGAGGGTAGAAGAGTTTGACTACTACCTTCCACTCGAGCTTATTGCCAAGTATCCAGTGGAACCCAGACATGCAGCGCGGCTTATGGTGGTAAGGAGAGACACAGGAGATATAACCCATTCTACCTTCTGGAACTTAGACGAGTTTTTAGAGGAGGGAGATCTGCTTGTTTTCAACAACAGCAAAGTACTTCCTGCAAGGCTGAAGGCCTTCAAAAGCACTGGTGGTAAGGTGGAGGTGCTTCTGACGGACTACATCACCAAAGACACTTGGCAAGCACTCGTGGGTGGTAAGAACATTAAGGAAGGCATGACCTTAAAGGTATCTGAAGACTTTAAGGTGGAAGTTTTGAAGCATATAGAAGGTCCAAAGTTCCTTGTGAAGCTTGTTGCCGAAGATCCCCTGAAAGCCCTTGACAAGTACGGCCGCATACCCATACCACCATACCTAGAGAGAGAGGACGAACCCATAGACAGGATCTACTACCAAACGGTGTTCGCAAGAGAAGAAGGCTCTGTGGCAGCACCCACAGCCAGCCTTCACTTTTCTGAGGAACTCCTCCAAAAGCTACAAAACAAGGGAATAAAGATGGCCTTTATAACCCTTCACGTATCTTACGGTACTTTCAAGCCCGTTAAAGTGGAAAGAGTCGAAGAGCACAGGGTAGACCCCGAGTACATAAAGGTCCCTCAAGAAACCGTAGAAGCTATACTTCAGACAAAGCAGAAAGGAAAAAGGGTAGTAGCCGTTGGGACTACCACTGTGAGAGCCCTAGAAACAGCAGGCTTTAAACCTTACGAAGGGTGGACAGATCTTTACATATATCCTGGTTACAGCTTTAGGGTAGTGGATGCTCTCATCACCAACTTCCACCTTCCTAAGTCCTCCCTCCTTTTCTTGGTTTGCTCCTTTGGAGGGAAAGACCTGATAATGAAAGCTTACAAGATAGCTGTGGAGAACAGATACAGGTTTTACAGTTATGGGGATGGTATGCTCATACTCTAG
- the bioD gene encoding dethiobiotin synthase has protein sequence MRAVLITATDTGVGKTFISYNLAYALKEMGVRVGYYKPIETDVREVPADGSLVCSVTGQPVEEAVFFTYKLPLSPYAGILEEGKDFDLSELKERFWELQKRYEFLIVEGAGGVAVPIKKDYDYADLARDLNLPILLVARAVLGTLNHTYLSYYYIRSKGIDLVGIVMNGFEGKDISEKTNPLIIKERTGIEPFCIPRIEGLLLPPDVRKSLASLVGF, from the coding sequence ATGAGAGCGGTGCTTATAACCGCAACAGATACGGGTGTAGGCAAGACCTTTATCTCTTACAACCTCGCCTATGCGTTGAAGGAGATGGGAGTAAGGGTAGGTTACTACAAGCCCATAGAGACTGATGTAAGGGAAGTTCCCGCGGACGGAAGCCTTGTCTGTTCCGTAACAGGTCAGCCTGTGGAAGAAGCTGTCTTTTTCACATACAAGCTACCCCTTTCCCCTTACGCTGGCATACTAGAGGAGGGTAAAGACTTTGACCTTTCTGAGCTTAAGGAGAGGTTTTGGGAACTTCAAAAGAGGTACGAGTTTCTGATAGTGGAAGGAGCTGGAGGTGTAGCTGTACCTATAAAGAAGGATTACGACTATGCAGATCTTGCAAGAGACTTAAATCTTCCTATCCTCTTGGTAGCTAGGGCCGTCCTAGGTACTCTAAACCACACATACCTAAGCTATTACTACATAAGGTCAAAGGGTATAGACCTAGTGGGTATAGTCATGAATGGGTTTGAGGGCAAGGACATTTCCGAGAAGACAAACCCCCTCATAATAAAGGAAAGGACTGGGATAGAACCCTTTTGCATACCACGGATTGAGGGTCTACTCCTTCCTCCCGATGTAAGAAAATCTTTGGCCTCTCTTGTCGGGTTCTAG
- the mnmE gene encoding tRNA uridine-5-carboxymethylaminomethyl(34) synthesis GTPase MnmE yields MSNIKEREPIVAIATPFGESAIGVVRLSGTGLLEKVGRFIRTKSSIKPRYAHRFELVDEQGKPIDDGILIYYKAPNSYTGEDMLELFLHGNPFILKTALELFVRNGIRLAQPGEFTKRAFLNGKMDLLQAEAVADLIGAKTQLAHESALRQLKGELSSYITPLREKLLELCAYVEADIEFSEEDIPTLTREQILRTLLEVKDRIDTLLFTVKKGEYLRRGINLAIVGKPNVGKSSLFNALLGKDRAIVTSVPGTTRDFLQESLNLEGIPVNLIDTAGIRESSDEVERIGIERSLQKLREADLVLFVVDASSPLESIDLEVYNLIEETNHIPVLNKIDLGINEEVVKRFPDGIKVSAKTGQGLEELKERVLQKVGVFGADSMHVYLSVRHADLLQRAKEKIEETVELFQRMELSPEVLSLYIREALHYLEELVGTIATEDVLGSIFSRFCIGK; encoded by the coding sequence ATGAGTAACATCAAGGAAAGAGAACCTATAGTAGCTATAGCTACCCCTTTTGGAGAGAGCGCCATAGGAGTGGTTAGGCTCTCGGGTACGGGTCTGCTTGAGAAGGTAGGTAGGTTTATAAGAACCAAGAGTAGCATAAAGCCCAGGTACGCTCACAGGTTTGAGCTAGTGGATGAACAAGGAAAGCCCATAGACGATGGTATACTCATATACTACAAAGCTCCCAATAGCTACACCGGTGAGGACATGCTAGAACTCTTCCTACACGGAAACCCTTTTATACTAAAGACAGCCCTTGAGCTGTTTGTTAGAAACGGTATAAGGCTTGCACAGCCTGGAGAGTTCACCAAAAGAGCCTTCCTCAACGGAAAGATGGACCTTTTACAAGCCGAAGCTGTGGCAGACCTAATAGGGGCAAAAACCCAACTGGCACACGAGAGTGCCCTCAGACAACTCAAAGGTGAACTCTCTTCTTATATAACACCCTTGAGGGAGAAGCTCTTAGAGCTTTGTGCTTACGTGGAGGCTGACATAGAGTTCTCCGAAGAGGATATACCAACGCTAACTAGGGAGCAGATACTGCGGACTCTCCTTGAGGTGAAGGATAGGATAGATACTCTACTCTTTACCGTCAAGAAGGGTGAGTATCTAAGGAGGGGTATAAACCTAGCCATAGTGGGCAAACCTAACGTAGGAAAGTCTTCCCTCTTTAATGCTCTCCTTGGGAAGGATAGGGCTATAGTAACATCAGTACCTGGGACCACTAGAGACTTTCTCCAGGAGAGCCTGAACCTGGAGGGCATACCCGTAAACTTGATAGACACGGCAGGTATAAGGGAATCCTCTGACGAGGTAGAGAGGATAGGGATAGAAAGAAGTCTTCAAAAGTTAAGGGAAGCAGACCTTGTCCTCTTTGTGGTGGATGCCTCCTCACCCCTTGAAAGCATAGACCTAGAGGTCTATAATTTAATAGAGGAAACCAATCACATCCCAGTCCTCAATAAGATAGATCTGGGTATTAACGAGGAGGTAGTCAAACGTTTTCCAGATGGTATCAAGGTGAGTGCAAAAACAGGTCAGGGGTTGGAGGAGCTAAAAGAAAGGGTTTTACAGAAAGTGGGAGTATTTGGAGCGGATAGCATGCATGTCTACCTGTCTGTAAGACACGCAGATCTATTACAGAGGGCAAAAGAGAAGATAGAGGAAACTGTGGAACTGTTCCAACGTATGGAGCTCTCACCCGAGGTCCTTTCCTTGTACATAAGGGAGGCTTTACATTACTTGGAGGAGCTTGTAGGAACTATAGCCACGGAGGACGTTTTGGGAAGTATATTCTCCAGATTCTGCATAGGAAAGTGA